One Rickettsia canadensis str. McKiel genomic window, TATTTATTTTGCTTATCAATATTATCAGAGTAGCAAGCCGATAATAACTATTTATCCTGATGAGCTGCCTACAAAAATAAAACCGTCTATAATAGAAAATAACCAAGCAGCAGTACATAGTACGATATATGAAAATCTTATTGCTAAAGATATAAATATTAAAACTGTAAAATTGCTTCCTGATCCTGAGAAACCTATAAATATAGATTCTTGCAACCAAAGTCAAAGCGATGAATCTTTTGATGAAATATCTAACCTTATTGCATTAATAGAGCCAAGTAATAACTCCAAAAATGAAACAGATTTAAATATAATAAAGCTTGAAAAAGGAACTAAAGATAAGGCTAGTAATGCTAAAAATTGTAAAAATAATGGAAATTATAAAGTACAACTTGGTTCGGTAAAATCTGAAGTAGAAGCAATACAGGAAGGGGAAAGAATAAAAAAGAGATTCCCGAAAATTCTTCAAAATGTTGTTATCACAACCAAAAAAGTTAAATATGACGACGGCAAATTTTTCTATTTAATCTTAGCTGGTGATTATGGAAGTCTTAGTCAAGCTAAAGTGGTTTGTAAGAAATTAGCTTATAACAAGCAGAGTTGTGTGTTAAAATGATGTTTTATTAGCATAGTTGACTTTACTATCTAGAAATACAACTAAAAATGCTAAAATTTTAGTATTTTAAACTCGATCCCGTGATCAAGTAGCAGGATGACAACAAAAAAATCGAGCTATGTAACAAACTTTGCGCGGGAATGAAATAGGAGTCAATACAACAAAAACAAATACTAAACATTTTATGAAACAAGCTAAAATAGAAAATATTGATTTTGGTAATGCATTATCGGAGCGTTATCTTGCTTATGCATTATCAACAATTATGTCGCGTTCGCTTCCTGATGTACGTGATGGACTTAAGCCTGTACATCGTAGGTTATTATACGCCATGCTACAGCTAAGGCTTGAACCGAATTCTGGCTATAAGAAATGTGCAAGAGTAGTTGGTGATGTGATCGGTAAATATCACCCGCACGGTGATGGTGCGGTATATGATACTTTAGTGCGTCTTGCTCAATATTTTTCATTACGTTATCCTTTAATTGATGGACAGGGCAATTTCGGCTCTATAGATGGCGATAATGCAGCGGCTATGCGTTATACTGAATCACGTATGACTGAGATATGTATGTTATTAATGGATGATATTGATAAGGATACGGTAGATTTTCGCCCTACTTATGATGATTCCGATTTAGAACCAGTAATAATGCCGGCAAGTTTTCCGAACTTACTAGCTAATGGTTCTGAAGGGATAGCAGTCGGCATGGCAACCAATATACCGCCGCATAATTTACATGAGTTATGTGATGCTCTAATACATTTAATCGACCATCCGAAAGCTGAAGTTAACGATATAATGAACTTTATTAAAGGTCCTGATTTTCCGACTGGTGGCATAATTATTGATAAAGCTGAAGTTATTAATGCTGCATATAGTACGGGACGTGGTAGTCTTAGAGTGAGAAGCAGATGGAAAAAAGAGGAGTTAAGTTACGGTACATATCAGATAGTTGTCACTGAAATACCTTATCAAGTGCAAAAATCAAAACTCATAGAACAAATAGCGATATTACTAAAGGATAAAAAAATCCCGCTTGTTAGCAATATTAGAGATGAATCAACCGATATTATCAGGTTGGTTATAGAGCCAAGAGATCGTAATTGTGATCCGCAGGTAGTTATGGAGTCTCTATTCAAGCTAACGAATTTAGAAAGCCGAATTCAACTAAATATGAATGTAATAGGTAGTAATAACGTACCGAGAGTAATGAATATTTTAGAGATTTTACAAGAGTTTCTAGATCATAGGCAAAGTATTGTTACTCGCAGGTCAACTTATCTTTTAAATAAAATCCAGCATCGTTTAGAAATTCTAGAAGGACTTAGAATAGCTTATCTAAATTTTGATGAAATCATTAAAATTATTCGTGAAGAGGATGAGCCCAAAGCGATAATGATCAACTGGTTTAAGCTAACCGAAATACAGGTAGAAGCGATATTAAATACCCGTCTTCGTTCGCTTCACAGGCTTGAAGAACAGAAAATTATTAATGAACATAGTAATTTAAAAAAACAACAAGTCATATTAGAAGAGATTTTAAATAATCCTAAAGAACTATGGAAAGTAGTTAAAAAAGAAATAAAAACAGTACAAACAAAATTTGGATTAAATACAGTAATAGGAGCAAGGCGGACCTACTTTGAAGAAGTAACGCTTACGAATCAAGTAGTTGATATAACGGCTTTCATTACTAAAGAACCGATTACTATTATCTGCTCAAAAATGGGGTGGGTACGTTCGTTCAAAGGTCATAACAATGATTTATCGAATATTAAATATAAAGAAGGTGACACAGAAAAATTTATTTTAAAAGCTTATACGACCGATAAACTATTAATAGTTAGTTCAGAAGGGAGGTTTTTTACGTTACTTGCCGATAATATTTCCAAAGGTAAAGGAACGGAGGAATCTATAAAGTTACTTGTGGATATAGGCAATAATGATATTACTAATATTTTAGTCTATAAACCTGATCAGCTTTTATTACTTGCAAGTAGCATAGGTAAGGGATTTTTAGTTAATTCAAACGAAGTAATTGCTCAAACAAAAACAGGAAAGCAAATTATGAACGTACCAAATGGACATATATGCATTACTTGCTTGCCTGCAAATGGAGATAGTGTTGCTTGCATCGGTGAGAGCCGTAAATTGCTTGTGTTTAATATAGATGAAATACCTGAAATGAAAAAAGGACAAGGTGTAACGTTACAAAAATTTAAAGATGCAAAGCTTCTCGATGTTAAAATATTTAATAAAGAAGATGGTTTAGGCTGGAATAACAATGGAAAAGTAAAGCTCGAGAAAAATATTATTACCTTTTTAGGGAAAAGAGGTGGTGCAGGTAAATTACCGCCTATGGGTTTCCCTAAAAATAACAGGTTTTCATCATCGTAATAAAAATTTAGTGTA contains:
- the parC gene encoding DNA topoisomerase IV subunit A — its product is MKQAKIENIDFGNALSERYLAYALSTIMSRSLPDVRDGLKPVHRRLLYAMLQLRLEPNSGYKKCARVVGDVIGKYHPHGDGAVYDTLVRLAQYFSLRYPLIDGQGNFGSIDGDNAAAMRYTESRMTEICMLLMDDIDKDTVDFRPTYDDSDLEPVIMPASFPNLLANGSEGIAVGMATNIPPHNLHELCDALIHLIDHPKAEVNDIMNFIKGPDFPTGGIIIDKAEVINAAYSTGRGSLRVRSRWKKEELSYGTYQIVVTEIPYQVQKSKLIEQIAILLKDKKIPLVSNIRDESTDIIRLVIEPRDRNCDPQVVMESLFKLTNLESRIQLNMNVIGSNNVPRVMNILEILQEFLDHRQSIVTRRSTYLLNKIQHRLEILEGLRIAYLNFDEIIKIIREEDEPKAIMINWFKLTEIQVEAILNTRLRSLHRLEEQKIINEHSNLKKQQVILEEILNNPKELWKVVKKEIKTVQTKFGLNTVIGARRTYFEEVTLTNQVVDITAFITKEPITIICSKMGWVRSFKGHNNDLSNIKYKEGDTEKFILKAYTTDKLLIVSSEGRFFTLLADNISKGKGTEESIKLLVDIGNNDITNILVYKPDQLLLLASSIGKGFLVNSNEVIAQTKTGKQIMNVPNGHICITCLPANGDSVACIGESRKLLVFNIDEIPEMKKGQGVTLQKFKDAKLLDVKIFNKEDGLGWNNNGKVKLEKNIITFLGKRGGAGKLPPMGFPKNNRFSSS
- a CDS encoding SPOR domain-containing protein, with translation MINNIFVKICIGCLICISAIYFAYQYYQSSKPIITIYPDELPTKIKPSIIENNQAAVHSTIYENLIAKDINIKTVKLLPDPEKPINIDSCNQSQSDESFDEISNLIALIEPSNNSKNETDLNIIKLEKGTKDKASNAKNCKNNGNYKVQLGSVKSEVEAIQEGERIKKRFPKILQNVVITTKKVKYDDGKFFYLILAGDYGSLSQAKVVCKKLAYNKQSCVLK